A window of Pseudophryne corroboree isolate aPseCor3 chromosome 12, aPseCor3.hap2, whole genome shotgun sequence contains these coding sequences:
- the NEK9 gene encoding serine/threonine-protein kinase Nek9 isoform X2 → MSALGLYDRHCDSINSDFGDSVRSCGAEQEELHYIPIRVLGHGAYGEATLYRRTEDDSLVVWKEVGLARLSEKERRDALNEIVILSLLQHDNIIAYYNHFLDSSTLLIELEYCNGGNLFDKIVRQKDQLFQEELVVWYLFQIVSAVSCIHRAGILHRDIKTLNIFLTKANLIKLGDYGLAKQLNSEFSMAETCVGTLYYMSPELCQGVKYSFKSDIWAVGCVLYELLTLTRTFDATNPLNLCVKIVQGNWAVELDNSVYSQDLIDVVHACLQQDPERRPTADEILERPVLCRRRRDMEDQVVLLNRSNKRPRPGTVTEAPVAVVTSRSSEVYVWGGGKSTPQKLDVFKGGCRARQVCAGDAHFSVVTVEKELYTWVNMQGGSKLLGQLGHGDRASYRQPKHVEKLQGKSVQQVSCGGDFTMCITDEGQLYSFGSDYYGCLGVGQSLGSEVLEPILVDFFLHEPVEQVSCGDSHVMVLTRSKSVYSWGCGEYGRLGLDSEDDVSMPQKVEVQRGLCIVSVSCGSDGSFLLTQSGKVLACGLNEHNKLGLNQCTAGIINHEAFHEVPYTTSLTLAKQLSFYKVRSISPGKTHTAAIDERGRLLTFGSNKCGQLGVGDYRKHLGINLLGGPLGGKQVIRVSCGDEFTIAATDDNHIFAWGNGGNGRLAMTPNERPQGSDICTSWPRPIFGSLHHVPDLSCRGWHTILIVEKVLNSKTIRSNSSGLSIGTLAQSCSSGSSAGGEGDSARESLSCEPSEGFRGTMEAEPETSPFNATENMESSSCPSWLRQELEEAEFIPMPETPSPVSMESRDVSTSLQDLRETPAQVLEEMSEPPGKKALQDPHICVCSALQEEVRRLQGIVLSCVSEQENLRRENASLTVQVQELGDKLQTVVQQGQALTKQGEAIQVLQRQVALCMKGVSTAVSGVETAREDSDAESWCFLGSDPCRSASGTPM, encoded by the exons GATGACTCATTGGTGGTATGGAAGGAGGTCGGATTGGCGCGGCTGTCGGAAAAGGAGCGGCGTGATGCGTTGAACGAGATTGTCATCCTGTCCCTCTTGCAGCATGATAACATCATTGCTTATTACAACCACTTCCTGGATAGCAGCACCCTGCTGATTGAACTGGAGTACTGTAACG GTGGGAATCTGTTCGACAAGATTGTGCGGCAGAAGGATCAGCTGTTTCAGGAAGAG CTGGTGGTCTGGTATCTATTTCAGATCGTGTCCGCGGTGAGCTGCATCCATCGTGCGGGAATTTTGCACAG GGACATCAAGACATTAAACATCTTTTTAACCAAAGCCAACCTGATTAAGCTGGGAGATTACGGGCTGGCCAAGCAACTCAACTCCGAGTTCTCCATGGCAGAAACG TGTGTGGGCACCCTGTATTACATGTCTCCGGAGTTATGCCAAGGGGTAAAGTACAGCTTTAAGTCGGACATCTGGGCAGTGGGATGTGTCCTGTATGAGCTGCTGACTCTGACCAGGACGTTCGATGCGACG AACCCGCTCAATCTGTGTGTGAAGATTGTACAAGGAAACTGGGCTGTGGAGTTGGACAACAGCGTGTACTCTCAGGATCTGATCGATGTGGTGCATGCCTGCCTGCAGCAG GACCCCGAGAGGAGACCTACTGCTGATGAGATCCTGGAGAGACCTGTGCTGTGCCGGCGGAGGAG AGACATGGAAGATCAGGTAGTGCTGCTGAACAGATCCAACAAGAGACCCAG gcCGGGAACTGTTACAGAGGCCCCTGTTGCAGTGGTCACATCTCGGAGCAGTGAAGTCTATGTATGGGGTGGTGGGAAGTCCACTCCACAGAAGTTGGATGTGTTCAAGGGTGGTTGCCGTGCGCGGCAGGTTTGTGCTGGAGACGCTCATTTTTCGGTGGTCACGGTGGAGAAGGAGCTGTACACTTGGGTG AACATGCAGGGCGGCTCAAAGCTGCTCGGACAATTGGGGCATGGAGACCGCGCCTCGTACCGACAACCAAAACATGTGGAGAAGCTACAAGGAAAATCTGTGCAACAAGTCAGCTGTGGCGGAGATTTCACCATGTGTATTACAG atgaggGGCAGCTGTACTCTTTTGGCTCTGACTATTACGGGTGCCTCGGTGTGGGCCAGAGCTTAGGGTCGGAGGTTCTGGAGCCAATATTGGTGGACTTCTTCCTGCATGAGCCAGTGGAACAGGTCTCATGTGGCGATAGCCATGTGATGGTGCTGACAAGGAGCAAATCTGTGTACTCGTGGGGATGTGGCGAGTATG GACGCCTGGGCCTGGACTCCGAAGATGATGTCTCTATGCCTCAAAAG GTGGAAGTTCAGCGTGGTCTCTGCATCGTGAGCGTTAGTTGTGGCTCGGATGGCAGCTTTCTTCTGACGCAGTCCGGTAAAGTTCTCGCCTGTGGTTTGAATGAGCACAACAAGTTGGGTCTAAATCAGTGTACAGCTGGGATCATTAACCACGAG GCCTTCCATGAAGTGCCATACACCACGTCACTGACTCTCGCCAAGCAGCTGTCCTTCTATAAGGTCCGCAGCATCTCCCCGGGAAAGACCCATACTGCGGCCATTGATG AGCGTGGCCGGCTTTTGACATTTGGTTCCAACAAGTGTGGACAGTTAGGAGTAGGAGACTACCGGAAGCATTTGGGCATCAATCTTTTGGGAGGACCTCTTGGGGGGAAGCAGGTCATCAGAGTGTCATGTGGCGACGAGTTCACTATTGCAGCCACAGATG ATAATCACATCTTTGCCTGGGGTAATGGTGGAAATGGGCGCCTGGCCATGACCCCAAATGAGCGGCCTCAAGGTTCTGACATCTGTACCTCGTGGCCTCGTCCGATTTTTGGGTCATTACATCATGTGCCTGATCTGTCTTGCCGTGGCTGGCATACCATCCTTATTGTGG AGAAAGTTCTGAACTCCAAAACGATCCGTTCAAACAGCAGCGGTCTCTCCATTGGAACAC TTGCCCAGAGCTGCTCATCGGGAAGCTCTGCCGGAGGTGAGGGTGATAGCGCACGCGAGTCACTGTCTTGCGAGCCCAGTGAGGGGTTCCGCGGAACCATGGAGGCAGAACCAGAGACCAGCCCGTTTAATGCCACTGAAAACATGGAGAGCAGCTCCTGTCCCAGCTGGCTCCGGCAG GAGCTTGAAGAAGCAGAATTCATCCCGATGCCGGAGACCCCGTCACCTGTAAGTATGGAGTCCCGGGATGTGTCCACCTCGCTACAAGATCTGAGAGAGACCCCGGCGCAGGTGCTGGAGGAGATGTCCGAGCCTCCTGGGAAGAAGGCCTTGCAA GACCCCCATATCTGTGTGTGCAGCGCTCTGCAGGAAGAGGTGAGGAGACTGCAGGGGATAGTACTGTCCTGTGTCAGCGAGCAGGAGAACCTGCGCCGGGAAAACGCTAGCCTTACTGTACAAGTGCAGGAGCTTGGGGACAAACTGCAGACAGTCGTACAG CAGGGTCAGGCGCTCACCAAACAAGGAGAAGCCATTCAGGTGCTGCAGAGACAG GTGGCGCTGTGTATGAAAGGAGTATCCACAGCTGTGAGCGGCGTTGAGACAGCCAGGGAAGATTCTGATGCAGAGTCCTGGTGTTTCTTGGGGTCGGACCCCTGTCGCTCTGCCTCGGGTACCCCAATGTGA
- the NEK9 gene encoding serine/threonine-protein kinase Nek9 isoform X3 codes for MSALGLYDRHCDSINSDFGDSVRSCGAEQEELHYIPIRVLGHGAYGEATLYRRTEDDSLVVWKEVGLARLSEKERRDALNEIVILSLLQHDNIIAYYNHFLDSSTLLIELEYCNGGNLFDKIVRQKDQLFQEELVVWYLFQIVSAVSCIHRAGILHRDIKTLNIFLTKANLIKLGDYGLAKQLNSEFSMAETCVGTLYYMSPELCQGVKYSFKSDIWAVGCVLYELLTLTRTFDATNPLNLCVKIVQGNWAVELDNSVYSQDLIDVVHACLQQDPERRPTADEILERPVLCRRRRDMEDQVVLLNRSNKRPRPGTVTEAPVAVVTSRSSEVYVWGGGKSTPQKLDVFKGGCRARQVCAGDAHFSVVTVEKELYTWVNMQGGSKLLGQLGHGDRASYRQPKHVEKLQGKSVQQVSCGGDFTMCITDEGQLYSFGSDYYGCLGVGQSLGSEVLEPILVDFFLHEPVEQVSCGDSHVMVLTRSKSVYSWGCGEYGRLGLDSEDDVSMPQKVEVQRGLCIVSVSCGSDGSFLLTQSGKVLACGLNEHNKLGLNQCTAGIINHEQAFHEVPYTTSLTLAKQLSFYKVRSISPGKTHTAAIDERGRLLTFGSNKCGQLGVGDYRKHLGINLLGGPLGGKQVIRVSCGDEFTIAATDDNHIFAWGNGGNGRLAMTPNERPQGSDICTSWPRPIFGSLHHVPDLSCRGWHTILIVEKVLNSKTIRSNSSGLSIGTLAQSCSSGSSAGGEGDSARESLSCEPSEGFRGTMEAEPETSPFNATENMESSSCPSWLRQELEEAEFIPMPETPSPVSMESRDVSTSLQDLRETPAQVLEEMSEPPGKKALQDPHICVCSALQEEVRRLQGIVLSCVSEQENLRRENASLTVQVQELGDKLQTVVQGQALTKQGEAIQVLQRQVALCMKGVSTAVSGVETAREDSDAESWCFLGSDPCRSASGTPM; via the exons GATGACTCATTGGTGGTATGGAAGGAGGTCGGATTGGCGCGGCTGTCGGAAAAGGAGCGGCGTGATGCGTTGAACGAGATTGTCATCCTGTCCCTCTTGCAGCATGATAACATCATTGCTTATTACAACCACTTCCTGGATAGCAGCACCCTGCTGATTGAACTGGAGTACTGTAACG GTGGGAATCTGTTCGACAAGATTGTGCGGCAGAAGGATCAGCTGTTTCAGGAAGAG CTGGTGGTCTGGTATCTATTTCAGATCGTGTCCGCGGTGAGCTGCATCCATCGTGCGGGAATTTTGCACAG GGACATCAAGACATTAAACATCTTTTTAACCAAAGCCAACCTGATTAAGCTGGGAGATTACGGGCTGGCCAAGCAACTCAACTCCGAGTTCTCCATGGCAGAAACG TGTGTGGGCACCCTGTATTACATGTCTCCGGAGTTATGCCAAGGGGTAAAGTACAGCTTTAAGTCGGACATCTGGGCAGTGGGATGTGTCCTGTATGAGCTGCTGACTCTGACCAGGACGTTCGATGCGACG AACCCGCTCAATCTGTGTGTGAAGATTGTACAAGGAAACTGGGCTGTGGAGTTGGACAACAGCGTGTACTCTCAGGATCTGATCGATGTGGTGCATGCCTGCCTGCAGCAG GACCCCGAGAGGAGACCTACTGCTGATGAGATCCTGGAGAGACCTGTGCTGTGCCGGCGGAGGAG AGACATGGAAGATCAGGTAGTGCTGCTGAACAGATCCAACAAGAGACCCAG gcCGGGAACTGTTACAGAGGCCCCTGTTGCAGTGGTCACATCTCGGAGCAGTGAAGTCTATGTATGGGGTGGTGGGAAGTCCACTCCACAGAAGTTGGATGTGTTCAAGGGTGGTTGCCGTGCGCGGCAGGTTTGTGCTGGAGACGCTCATTTTTCGGTGGTCACGGTGGAGAAGGAGCTGTACACTTGGGTG AACATGCAGGGCGGCTCAAAGCTGCTCGGACAATTGGGGCATGGAGACCGCGCCTCGTACCGACAACCAAAACATGTGGAGAAGCTACAAGGAAAATCTGTGCAACAAGTCAGCTGTGGCGGAGATTTCACCATGTGTATTACAG atgaggGGCAGCTGTACTCTTTTGGCTCTGACTATTACGGGTGCCTCGGTGTGGGCCAGAGCTTAGGGTCGGAGGTTCTGGAGCCAATATTGGTGGACTTCTTCCTGCATGAGCCAGTGGAACAGGTCTCATGTGGCGATAGCCATGTGATGGTGCTGACAAGGAGCAAATCTGTGTACTCGTGGGGATGTGGCGAGTATG GACGCCTGGGCCTGGACTCCGAAGATGATGTCTCTATGCCTCAAAAG GTGGAAGTTCAGCGTGGTCTCTGCATCGTGAGCGTTAGTTGTGGCTCGGATGGCAGCTTTCTTCTGACGCAGTCCGGTAAAGTTCTCGCCTGTGGTTTGAATGAGCACAACAAGTTGGGTCTAAATCAGTGTACAGCTGGGATCATTAACCACGAG CAGGCCTTCCATGAAGTGCCATACACCACGTCACTGACTCTCGCCAAGCAGCTGTCCTTCTATAAGGTCCGCAGCATCTCCCCGGGAAAGACCCATACTGCGGCCATTGATG AGCGTGGCCGGCTTTTGACATTTGGTTCCAACAAGTGTGGACAGTTAGGAGTAGGAGACTACCGGAAGCATTTGGGCATCAATCTTTTGGGAGGACCTCTTGGGGGGAAGCAGGTCATCAGAGTGTCATGTGGCGACGAGTTCACTATTGCAGCCACAGATG ATAATCACATCTTTGCCTGGGGTAATGGTGGAAATGGGCGCCTGGCCATGACCCCAAATGAGCGGCCTCAAGGTTCTGACATCTGTACCTCGTGGCCTCGTCCGATTTTTGGGTCATTACATCATGTGCCTGATCTGTCTTGCCGTGGCTGGCATACCATCCTTATTGTGG AGAAAGTTCTGAACTCCAAAACGATCCGTTCAAACAGCAGCGGTCTCTCCATTGGAACAC TTGCCCAGAGCTGCTCATCGGGAAGCTCTGCCGGAGGTGAGGGTGATAGCGCACGCGAGTCACTGTCTTGCGAGCCCAGTGAGGGGTTCCGCGGAACCATGGAGGCAGAACCAGAGACCAGCCCGTTTAATGCCACTGAAAACATGGAGAGCAGCTCCTGTCCCAGCTGGCTCCGGCAG GAGCTTGAAGAAGCAGAATTCATCCCGATGCCGGAGACCCCGTCACCTGTAAGTATGGAGTCCCGGGATGTGTCCACCTCGCTACAAGATCTGAGAGAGACCCCGGCGCAGGTGCTGGAGGAGATGTCCGAGCCTCCTGGGAAGAAGGCCTTGCAA GACCCCCATATCTGTGTGTGCAGCGCTCTGCAGGAAGAGGTGAGGAGACTGCAGGGGATAGTACTGTCCTGTGTCAGCGAGCAGGAGAACCTGCGCCGGGAAAACGCTAGCCTTACTGTACAAGTGCAGGAGCTTGGGGACAAACTGCAGACAGTCGTACAG GGTCAGGCGCTCACCAAACAAGGAGAAGCCATTCAGGTGCTGCAGAGACAG GTGGCGCTGTGTATGAAAGGAGTATCCACAGCTGTGAGCGGCGTTGAGACAGCCAGGGAAGATTCTGATGCAGAGTCCTGGTGTTTCTTGGGGTCGGACCCCTGTCGCTCTGCCTCGGGTACCCCAATGTGA
- the NEK9 gene encoding serine/threonine-protein kinase Nek9 isoform X1 yields the protein MSALGLYDRHCDSINSDFGDSVRSCGAEQEELHYIPIRVLGHGAYGEATLYRRTEDDSLVVWKEVGLARLSEKERRDALNEIVILSLLQHDNIIAYYNHFLDSSTLLIELEYCNGGNLFDKIVRQKDQLFQEELVVWYLFQIVSAVSCIHRAGILHRDIKTLNIFLTKANLIKLGDYGLAKQLNSEFSMAETCVGTLYYMSPELCQGVKYSFKSDIWAVGCVLYELLTLTRTFDATNPLNLCVKIVQGNWAVELDNSVYSQDLIDVVHACLQQDPERRPTADEILERPVLCRRRRDMEDQVVLLNRSNKRPRPGTVTEAPVAVVTSRSSEVYVWGGGKSTPQKLDVFKGGCRARQVCAGDAHFSVVTVEKELYTWVNMQGGSKLLGQLGHGDRASYRQPKHVEKLQGKSVQQVSCGGDFTMCITDEGQLYSFGSDYYGCLGVGQSLGSEVLEPILVDFFLHEPVEQVSCGDSHVMVLTRSKSVYSWGCGEYGRLGLDSEDDVSMPQKVEVQRGLCIVSVSCGSDGSFLLTQSGKVLACGLNEHNKLGLNQCTAGIINHEQAFHEVPYTTSLTLAKQLSFYKVRSISPGKTHTAAIDERGRLLTFGSNKCGQLGVGDYRKHLGINLLGGPLGGKQVIRVSCGDEFTIAATDDNHIFAWGNGGNGRLAMTPNERPQGSDICTSWPRPIFGSLHHVPDLSCRGWHTILIVEKVLNSKTIRSNSSGLSIGTLAQSCSSGSSAGGEGDSARESLSCEPSEGFRGTMEAEPETSPFNATENMESSSCPSWLRQELEEAEFIPMPETPSPVSMESRDVSTSLQDLRETPAQVLEEMSEPPGKKALQDPHICVCSALQEEVRRLQGIVLSCVSEQENLRRENASLTVQVQELGDKLQTVVQQGQALTKQGEAIQVLQRQVALCMKGVSTAVSGVETAREDSDAESWCFLGSDPCRSASGTPM from the exons GATGACTCATTGGTGGTATGGAAGGAGGTCGGATTGGCGCGGCTGTCGGAAAAGGAGCGGCGTGATGCGTTGAACGAGATTGTCATCCTGTCCCTCTTGCAGCATGATAACATCATTGCTTATTACAACCACTTCCTGGATAGCAGCACCCTGCTGATTGAACTGGAGTACTGTAACG GTGGGAATCTGTTCGACAAGATTGTGCGGCAGAAGGATCAGCTGTTTCAGGAAGAG CTGGTGGTCTGGTATCTATTTCAGATCGTGTCCGCGGTGAGCTGCATCCATCGTGCGGGAATTTTGCACAG GGACATCAAGACATTAAACATCTTTTTAACCAAAGCCAACCTGATTAAGCTGGGAGATTACGGGCTGGCCAAGCAACTCAACTCCGAGTTCTCCATGGCAGAAACG TGTGTGGGCACCCTGTATTACATGTCTCCGGAGTTATGCCAAGGGGTAAAGTACAGCTTTAAGTCGGACATCTGGGCAGTGGGATGTGTCCTGTATGAGCTGCTGACTCTGACCAGGACGTTCGATGCGACG AACCCGCTCAATCTGTGTGTGAAGATTGTACAAGGAAACTGGGCTGTGGAGTTGGACAACAGCGTGTACTCTCAGGATCTGATCGATGTGGTGCATGCCTGCCTGCAGCAG GACCCCGAGAGGAGACCTACTGCTGATGAGATCCTGGAGAGACCTGTGCTGTGCCGGCGGAGGAG AGACATGGAAGATCAGGTAGTGCTGCTGAACAGATCCAACAAGAGACCCAG gcCGGGAACTGTTACAGAGGCCCCTGTTGCAGTGGTCACATCTCGGAGCAGTGAAGTCTATGTATGGGGTGGTGGGAAGTCCACTCCACAGAAGTTGGATGTGTTCAAGGGTGGTTGCCGTGCGCGGCAGGTTTGTGCTGGAGACGCTCATTTTTCGGTGGTCACGGTGGAGAAGGAGCTGTACACTTGGGTG AACATGCAGGGCGGCTCAAAGCTGCTCGGACAATTGGGGCATGGAGACCGCGCCTCGTACCGACAACCAAAACATGTGGAGAAGCTACAAGGAAAATCTGTGCAACAAGTCAGCTGTGGCGGAGATTTCACCATGTGTATTACAG atgaggGGCAGCTGTACTCTTTTGGCTCTGACTATTACGGGTGCCTCGGTGTGGGCCAGAGCTTAGGGTCGGAGGTTCTGGAGCCAATATTGGTGGACTTCTTCCTGCATGAGCCAGTGGAACAGGTCTCATGTGGCGATAGCCATGTGATGGTGCTGACAAGGAGCAAATCTGTGTACTCGTGGGGATGTGGCGAGTATG GACGCCTGGGCCTGGACTCCGAAGATGATGTCTCTATGCCTCAAAAG GTGGAAGTTCAGCGTGGTCTCTGCATCGTGAGCGTTAGTTGTGGCTCGGATGGCAGCTTTCTTCTGACGCAGTCCGGTAAAGTTCTCGCCTGTGGTTTGAATGAGCACAACAAGTTGGGTCTAAATCAGTGTACAGCTGGGATCATTAACCACGAG CAGGCCTTCCATGAAGTGCCATACACCACGTCACTGACTCTCGCCAAGCAGCTGTCCTTCTATAAGGTCCGCAGCATCTCCCCGGGAAAGACCCATACTGCGGCCATTGATG AGCGTGGCCGGCTTTTGACATTTGGTTCCAACAAGTGTGGACAGTTAGGAGTAGGAGACTACCGGAAGCATTTGGGCATCAATCTTTTGGGAGGACCTCTTGGGGGGAAGCAGGTCATCAGAGTGTCATGTGGCGACGAGTTCACTATTGCAGCCACAGATG ATAATCACATCTTTGCCTGGGGTAATGGTGGAAATGGGCGCCTGGCCATGACCCCAAATGAGCGGCCTCAAGGTTCTGACATCTGTACCTCGTGGCCTCGTCCGATTTTTGGGTCATTACATCATGTGCCTGATCTGTCTTGCCGTGGCTGGCATACCATCCTTATTGTGG AGAAAGTTCTGAACTCCAAAACGATCCGTTCAAACAGCAGCGGTCTCTCCATTGGAACAC TTGCCCAGAGCTGCTCATCGGGAAGCTCTGCCGGAGGTGAGGGTGATAGCGCACGCGAGTCACTGTCTTGCGAGCCCAGTGAGGGGTTCCGCGGAACCATGGAGGCAGAACCAGAGACCAGCCCGTTTAATGCCACTGAAAACATGGAGAGCAGCTCCTGTCCCAGCTGGCTCCGGCAG GAGCTTGAAGAAGCAGAATTCATCCCGATGCCGGAGACCCCGTCACCTGTAAGTATGGAGTCCCGGGATGTGTCCACCTCGCTACAAGATCTGAGAGAGACCCCGGCGCAGGTGCTGGAGGAGATGTCCGAGCCTCCTGGGAAGAAGGCCTTGCAA GACCCCCATATCTGTGTGTGCAGCGCTCTGCAGGAAGAGGTGAGGAGACTGCAGGGGATAGTACTGTCCTGTGTCAGCGAGCAGGAGAACCTGCGCCGGGAAAACGCTAGCCTTACTGTACAAGTGCAGGAGCTTGGGGACAAACTGCAGACAGTCGTACAG CAGGGTCAGGCGCTCACCAAACAAGGAGAAGCCATTCAGGTGCTGCAGAGACAG GTGGCGCTGTGTATGAAAGGAGTATCCACAGCTGTGAGCGGCGTTGAGACAGCCAGGGAAGATTCTGATGCAGAGTCCTGGTGTTTCTTGGGGTCGGACCCCTGTCGCTCTGCCTCGGGTACCCCAATGTGA